Proteins from a single region of Psychrobacter cryohalolentis K5:
- a CDS encoding DNA gyrase inhibitor YacG: MTESTSNASLSPKTYPCPECGKQTTWQDNKYKPFCSHHCKLIDLGAWANEDYTLPAESTPFSDEL, from the coding sequence ATGACCGAATCTACTTCTAACGCCAGCCTTTCACCTAAAACGTATCCTTGTCCAGAATGCGGTAAGCAAACCACATGGCAAGATAATAAATATAAGCCATTTTGTAGTCATCACTGTAAACTGATCGATCTTGGCGCATGGGCAAACGAAGACTATACATTGCCTGCTGAGTCGACGCCGTTTTCTGATGAGCTATAA